One Leptospiraceae bacterium genomic window, TCTCATATTCCCGGATGGTTTTAATAATGGGAGTTTGGGAGCGGAAAATATATTCAAGTATATCCATGCCTTCTTCGGGTTCCGGGTTTTGACCGAGATGACTGATTTTGAGTTCCCGGTTTCTTGTGATTTCTCCGGAATCCGGTTCTTCTTTTCCGAGAATCATGCGAATCAGGCTACTTTTTCCCGAACCATTTACACCGATAAGTCCGATTTTTTCACCCTCGTTAATTCCGAAGGATATGTCTTCAAACAGGAGATTACTGGCGATACGCTTGGTTATTTTATTTGCAGACAGAAGATTCATTCTACTTTTACCGTATATTTAGAGTGGAACTCTTTCGCAGTAATTAAAAAGAAAAAATAGCTTTTTCCTAGTATAAAAATAATATAGTCTTAAAGCAGGTGAGAAAGGATTTATGGAGTATTTTAAATACCGCTTGGATGAAAGCTACATTAAAAAAAGGGAAGAAGCACAGCAGAATCTTACTGTTTTTCAAACCCATCGTAGTTTTTTTCAGTACCGCCCGGAAAGCTCCAGGTTTTTCAATTACCTCCTTGCTTTTTTTCTGAAAGTGAGTTTTTTATACTCCAGGGGCCTGAAAAATGCCCTCGACTATTCCTTACATGAAAATATAATTTTCGTTCCTGACCTACCTGTGGAGTTTAGAGAGTTTCGCATTCTTCACCTGAGTGATTTGCATATTGAATGTATCAGAGACGGTGGGGAGCGCTTACTAACTTTAATTGACGGACTTGAGTTTGATCTATGCGTGATTACCGGGGATTTTCGACTGAGTAAAAATGTAGATATGGAACTTTTCCGTGAGAGGATGGAAAGTCTGGTAGGTGTTCTACAGTGCCGATATGGTATTTCCAGCGTACTGGGAAACTATGATTCTCTTGAAATTGTTCCTATATTAGAGAAATTAGGAATACGGGTTCTTTTGAATGAAATCCAGAGAATTATTAGCGGAAAATATAGCCTACAAATTATTGGTGTAGATGAAGTGACCTTATCTCACTCTTCAGAATTGAAGAACTTAAGAAAAAAAGCTGAACCAAATTTATTTAGTATTCTACTAAATCATTCTCCTTCGCTCTGGAAAATCGCCAGTGAAGAAAATATAAACCTGTATCTTTGTGGCCAAACACACGGTGGACAGATTTGCTTTCCCGGAGGAAGACCTATTTGGAAGAATATAAACCTGCCCAATGATATTTTTTCCGGTGCCTGGAAGAGAGATAATATGCACGGCTATACCTCAAGGGGAATCGGGACATCCGTACTGCCGGTGCGTTATTCCTGTCCACCGGAGGTTGTAGTACATATTTTACACGGATTATGAGCCTGGCTTCGACTCAGACAGATGTGGTTGCTGACAGACTGTGTGAAAAGTGAGCAAAAAAAAACCTGTAGATATTGACGAACTCGGTTCTTACTAAAAAAACTAAAAACCAATCATTCCAAATTGGTTTTTAGTAAATAAATTTACTATAAGTCATAAAAGAGAGAAAATTCATTGCTATCCATCAAATAAAAATCTATTATTCCTACTATTTTGCATTTACAGCATCTATAAAAGCCCTTATTCCCAGAATATTTATGACTCTTTTAAAATTATAAGCAAAACATATGAAACTAAATTCGGCCTGAACGCTTCTAATTCCTTTTTGTATAAAGTAAGTGAACCCCAAATTTCTCTTTATAGTGCCAAATGGGTGTTCCACAATCTCCTTACGTTTACGAATTAGCTTTTTATTTTCCTCGTTCCCCATCTCTTTTTTAAAATCATCCATTGTCTCTCGGTTTATCGAGACCCGAATAGTTCGTCCAGTTTTACTATTGGTACATTTTGCTCTATGAAAACAATCTTTACATTCCTTACATTTATACTCATTTACATAAATCCCGTATGACGTCTGTCTTGGATTTTCATTTTGTCTATTTAATTCTTTTCCTGCCGGACATACGTATATATCCCGCTCTTTATCATAAACAAAATCCTGGATTTCATATCCTTTTGCAGGAAGTTTATCAGGATTACTTTTACATTCACGCTTATTATTACTATCCAGTGCAGATTTGGTATCTGGTACTATAATATTTATCCCCGATTTATCTTTATTATTCATTATTTCTTTTTCACTAAAATATCCGGAATCCATTACTGCATTTGTCTCATTTTCTATTTTAAGTTCTTCTTTTATCGACTGGACTTTTTCAATCATAGGAGTCATTTGTTCCAGGTCATTTGACTTTTGCGATACATCATTTGCAATAATCAACTTATTTGTATTATCCACTGCAGTTTGGGCATTATATCCAGGACGAATTTTTCCTTTGTCACTTTGAAATCTTGAATCTGTGTCGTTAGCAAAATAGACCTGTAGTTCCGGGTCGTTTTCAAATAATTCCCGAATCCCTTTCACTTTATCATTGTATTTCGTTAGTCTTTTTAGTTTATTTAATACATCCCTGGCTTCATCTCCATCTTTAAGATTTAGTTCATTTGCTTCGGAAATATCATTCAATTCTAATTCCTCCAAATATTCCTGTATTTTGGATTTTATATTTTGCTCGATATTTTCAATACGCTCTCTTTTAAATACATTATTTTGTCCGTTCTGTGCTCTTAGCTTCGTTCCATCAATTCCAACTATTGAAAGAGTTAGTAGATTCATTTTCTTGCAAAAGAATAAAAACTCTTTGAAGATATTTTTTATTCCATCTTTATTATTTTTTCGAAAATCAGCTATTGTCTTAAAATCCGGGGCGAGATTCTTTGTTAACCACCTAAGTTCCTGGTTTCTATTACATTCCTTCTCTAATTTTCTGCTACTTCGGATTCGTTCTATATATCCGTATAAATATATTTTTAGTAAATCATGTGGATTATATGGTGGTTTACCTGTTTCTAACTTTGGAATTTTAAAACCTAATTTTTTAAGATCGAGATTATCAACATAGGCATCAATAACCCTTACCGGACTATCTTCTTTTATGACGTTATCCAAACATTCACTGTATAATACTATCTGTTCTCGAGAAGTTCCTTGTATATAATTCATAGCTGCACCTATAACTCTTTATCGTTATAAGGAAATTTTCTATATACATTACATTCCTGACAAACAAAAAATATTCAATAACGAGACTTTTCACACAGTCTGTGAGCGTAGCCACTGCGGAAACAAGCCAGAATAGGAAATCGCTTGTTTCCTTGCACCGAGAGAGCCTTGGTTCTCCAAGCAAGTGTAGTGCCTTCGTAAGATCGGAAGTCACTCAGTCACGACACTTGCATTGGCAAAAGCTCTTTGGCTCGGTGACATGCCGAAGCGGCACGTCGGCTACGCTCTAACGTTAAGTGCCATTGCAAAATTATTTTCGAAAGGAGAATATATGAAATCAAGAAATTATAAAAAAATAGTTTTTATAATTGTTTTAGTAATCTTATCTATGTTTATTATAACAGGTTGTTCAAATAAAAAAAATAACAAACTGCAAGATTTTTTAATTATGTATGGTATTATAAGTAATACTAGTAATCAAAATTCTGATAATACAACACTTGTAA contains:
- a CDS encoding IS1182 family transposase, whose amino-acid sequence is MNYIQGTSREQIVLYSECLDNVIKEDSPVRVIDAYVDNLDLKKLGFKIPKLETGKPPYNPHDLLKIYLYGYIERIRSSRKLEKECNRNQELRWLTKNLAPDFKTIADFRKNNKDGIKNIFKEFLFFCKKMNLLTLSIVGIDGTKLRAQNGQNNVFKRERIENIEQNIKSKIQEYLEELELNDISEANELNLKDGDEARDVLNKLKRLTKYNDKVKGIRELFENDPELQVYFANDTDSRFQSDKGKIRPGYNAQTAVDNTNKLIIANDVSQKSNDLEQMTPMIEKVQSIKEELKIENETNAVMDSGYFSEKEIMNNKDKSGINIIVPDTKSALDSNNKRECKSNPDKLPAKGYEIQDFVYDKERDIYVCPAGKELNRQNENPRQTSYGIYVNEYKCKECKDCFHRAKCTNSKTGRTIRVSINRETMDDFKKEMGNEENKKLIRKRKEIVEHPFGTIKRNLGFTYFIQKGIRSVQAEFSFICFAYNFKRVINILGIRAFIDAVNAK